The following coding sequences are from one Delphinus delphis chromosome 19, mDelDel1.2, whole genome shotgun sequence window:
- the LOC132414870 gene encoding small ribosomal subunit protein eS6-like: MNECKAALFCGTSEAISHFRIKRNISFPATGCQKLIEVNDEQKLHTFYEKRMATEVAADALGEEWKGYVVRISGGNDKQGFPMKQGVLTHGRVCLLLSKGHSCYRPRRTGERKHKSVRGCIVNANLSVLNLVIVKKGKKDIPDSLILLCLVAKRASRIHKLFNLSKDDVRQSEISQKEKSKYCTLIHVYGI; the protein is encoded by the exons ATGAATGAGTGCAAA GCAGCTCTTTTTTGTGGCACCTCAGAGGCAATCAGCCACTTCAGGATAAAGCGGAACATCTCTTTCCCAGCTACTGGCTGCCAGAAACTCATTGAAGTGAACGATGAACAAAAACTTCATACCTTTTATGAGAAGCGTATGGCCACAGAAGTTGCTGCTGACGCTCTGGGTGAAGAATGGAAGGGTTATGTGGTCCGAATCAGTGGTGGGAACGACAAACAAGGTTTCCCCATGAAGCAGGGTGTCTTGACCCATGGCCGAGTCTGCCTGCTACTGAGTAAGGGGCATTCCTGCTACAGACCAAGGAGGACTggagaaagaaagcataaatCTGTACGGGGTTGCATTGTGAATGCAAATCTGAGTGTTCTCAATTTGGTCATCgtaaaaaaagggaagaaggatATTCCTGACTCACTGATACTACTGTGCCTTGTCGCCAAAAGAGCTAGCAGAATCCACAAACTTTTCAATCTCTCTAAAGATGATGTCcgacagagtgaaataagtcagaaagagaaaagcaaatactgtacgctaatacatgtatatggaatctaa